The Streptomyces sp. SS1-1 genome has a segment encoding these proteins:
- the recF gene encoding DNA replication/repair protein RecF (All proteins in this family for which functions are known are DNA-binding proteins that assist the filamentation of RecA onto DNA for the initiation of recombination or recombinational repair.) encodes MHVTHLSLADFRSYARVEVPLDPGVTAFVGPNGQGKTNLVEAVGYLATLGSHRVSSDAPLVRMGADRAIVRAQVRQGERTQLVELELNPGKANRARINRSSQVRPRDVLGIVRTVLFAPEDLALVKGDPGERRRFLDELITARSPRMAGVRSDYERVLKQRNTLLKSAALARRHGGRSMDLSTLDVWDQHLARAGAELLAQRLDLIAAIQPLADKAYEQLAPGGGPVALDYKPSAPGEAHTRDDLFEQLMAALAEARKQEIERGVTLVGPHRDDLLLKLGQLPAKGYASHGESWSYALALRLASYDLLRAEGNEPVLVLDDVFAELDSRRRERLAELVAPGEQVLVTAAVDDDVPHVLAGARYAVSEGTVERV; translated from the coding sequence ATGCACGTCACGCATCTTTCGCTGGCCGACTTCCGCTCGTACGCCCGGGTCGAGGTCCCGCTCGACCCGGGCGTCACCGCGTTCGTCGGCCCCAACGGGCAGGGCAAGACGAACCTCGTCGAGGCGGTCGGCTATCTCGCCACCCTCGGCAGCCACCGTGTCTCCTCCGACGCCCCGCTGGTGCGCATGGGCGCCGACCGCGCGATCGTCCGCGCCCAGGTACGGCAGGGCGAGCGCACCCAGCTGGTCGAGCTGGAGCTGAACCCGGGGAAGGCCAACCGCGCCCGCATCAATAGATCGTCGCAGGTCAGACCCCGTGACGTGCTCGGCATCGTACGGACCGTGCTGTTCGCCCCGGAGGACCTGGCCCTGGTCAAGGGCGACCCCGGCGAGCGCCGGAGGTTCCTCGACGAGCTGATCACCGCCCGCTCCCCGCGCATGGCGGGCGTGCGCTCCGACTACGAGCGCGTGCTCAAGCAGCGCAACACCCTGCTGAAGTCCGCCGCGCTGGCCCGCCGGCACGGCGGCCGGTCCATGGACCTGTCCACCCTCGACGTCTGGGACCAGCACCTCGCGCGCGCGGGCGCCGAGCTGCTCGCCCAGCGCCTCGACCTGATCGCCGCGATCCAGCCGCTGGCCGACAAGGCGTACGAGCAGCTGGCCCCCGGCGGCGGTCCCGTCGCCCTGGACTACAAGCCGTCCGCGCCCGGCGAGGCGCACACCCGGGACGACCTGTTCGAGCAGCTGATGGCGGCGCTCGCCGAGGCCCGCAAGCAGGAGATCGAGCGCGGCGTCACCCTCGTCGGCCCGCACCGCGACGACCTGCTGCTCAAGCTGGGCCAGCTGCCCGCCAAGGGGTACGCCTCGCACGGTGAGTCCTGGTCGTACGCGCTGGCCCTGCGGCTGGCCTCCTACGACCTGCTGCGCGCCGAGGGCAACGAGCCGGTGCTGGTCCTCGACGACGTCTTCGCCGAGCTGGACAGCAGGCGCCGCGAGCGCCTGGCCGAGCTGGTCGCGCCCGGCGAGCAGGTCCTGGTGACCGCCGCGGTCGACGACGACGTCCCGCATGTCCTGGCGGGGGCGCGGTACGCCGTGTCCGAGGGGACGGTGGAGCGCGTATGA
- the gnd gene encoding phosphogluconate dehydrogenase (NAD(+)-dependent, decarboxylating) — MELGLVGLGKMGGNMRERIRRAGHTVVGYDRNADLADVHSLEELVGKLPGPRVVWVMVPAGAPTQSTIDELAELLEPGDVVVDGGNSRWTDDEKHAEQLAAKGIGFVDCGVSGGVWGLENGYALMYGGSEEDVAKVRPVFDALKPEGAFGSVHAGKVGAGHFAKMVHNGIEYAMMQAYAEGWELLEKVDSVTDVREVFRSWQEGTVIRSWLLDLAVNALDEDEHLEDLRGYAQDSGEGRWTVEAAIDHAVPLPAITASLFARFASRQDDSPQMKMIAALRNQFGGHAVEKK; from the coding sequence ATGGAGCTCGGTCTCGTCGGCCTCGGCAAGATGGGCGGCAACATGCGCGAGCGGATCCGCCGTGCGGGCCACACCGTCGTCGGATACGACCGCAACGCTGACCTCGCGGACGTCCACAGCCTGGAAGAGCTTGTGGGCAAGCTCCCCGGCCCGCGCGTCGTCTGGGTGATGGTCCCCGCGGGCGCCCCGACCCAGTCGACCATCGACGAGCTGGCCGAGCTGCTGGAGCCCGGCGATGTCGTGGTGGACGGCGGCAACTCCCGCTGGACGGACGACGAGAAGCACGCTGAGCAGCTGGCGGCCAAGGGCATAGGTTTCGTCGACTGCGGTGTCTCCGGCGGCGTCTGGGGCCTGGAGAACGGCTACGCGCTGATGTACGGCGGCTCCGAGGAGGACGTCGCCAAGGTGCGGCCGGTCTTCGACGCCCTGAAGCCGGAGGGCGCCTTCGGCTCGGTGCACGCCGGCAAGGTCGGCGCGGGCCACTTCGCGAAGATGGTCCACAACGGCATCGAGTACGCCATGATGCAGGCCTATGCCGAGGGCTGGGAGCTGCTGGAGAAGGTCGACTCCGTGACCGACGTCCGGGAGGTCTTCCGCTCCTGGCAGGAGGGCACGGTCATCCGCTCCTGGCTGCTGGACCTCGCGGTGAACGCCCTCGACGAGGACGAGCATCTGGAGGACCTGCGGGGTTACGCGCAGGACTCCGGCGAGGGACGCTGGACCGTGGAAGCCGCGATCGACCACGCCGTGCCGCTGCCCGCGATCACGGCCTCGCTGTTCGCGCGCTTCGCCTCGCGGCAGGACGACTCGCCGCAGATGAAGATGATCGCGGCCCTGCGGAACCAGTTCGGCGGGCACGCGGTCGAGAAGAAGTAG
- the gyrA gene encoding DNA gyrase subunit A: MADENTPVTPEEDGVIAQRVEPVGLETEMQRSYLDYAMSVIVSRALPDVRDGLKPVHRRVLYAMYDGGYRPERGFYKCARVVGDVMGNYHPHGDSSIYDALVRLAQPWSMRMPLVDSNGNFGSPGNDPAAAMRYTECKMAPLSMEMVRDIDEETVDFTDNYDGRSQEPTVLPSRFPNLLINGSAGIAVGMATNIPPHNLREVAAGAQWYLENPEASHEELLDALIERIKGPDFPTGALVVGRKGIEEAYRTGRGSITMRAVVEVEEIQNRQCLVVTELPYQVNPDNLAQKIADLVKDGKIGGIADVRDETSSRTGQRLVIVLKRDAVAKVVLNNLYKHTDLQTNFGANMLALVDGVPRTLSLDAFIRHWVTHQIEVIVRRTRFRLRKAEERAHILRGLLKALDAIDEVIALIRRSDTVEIARGGLMELLEIDEIQANAILEMQLRRLAALERQKIVQEHDELQAKITEYNEILSSPVRQRGIVSEELAAIVEKYGDDRKTMLVPYDGDMSIEDLIAEEDIVVTVSRGGYVKRTKTDDYRAQKRGGKGVRGTKLKEDDIVDHFFVSTTHHWLLFFTNKGRVYRAKAYELPDAGRDARGQHVANLLAFQPDEAIAEILAIRDYEAAPYLVLATKAGLVKKTPLKDYDSPRSGGVIAINLRETEDGSDDELIGAELVSADDDLLLISKKAQSIRFTATDESLRPMGRATSGVKGMSFREGDELLSMNVVRPGTFVFTATDGGYAKRTAVDDYRVQGRGGLGIKAAKIVEDRGSLVGALVVEETDEILAITLGGGVIRTRVNEVRETGRDTMGVQLINLGKRDAVVGIARNAEAGREAEEVDGDVAVDETAEGVATTGTDEGDAPSAE; this comes from the coding sequence ATGGCCGACGAGAACACTCCCGTCACTCCTGAAGAGGACGGCGTCATCGCCCAGCGTGTCGAGCCCGTCGGGCTCGAGACGGAGATGCAGCGCTCGTACCTCGACTACGCGATGTCCGTCATCGTCTCGCGTGCGCTGCCCGACGTCCGGGACGGCCTCAAGCCCGTCCACCGGCGCGTGCTGTACGCCATGTACGACGGCGGCTACCGCCCCGAGCGCGGCTTCTACAAGTGCGCGCGCGTGGTCGGCGACGTCATGGGCAACTACCACCCGCACGGCGACTCCTCGATCTACGACGCCCTGGTGCGCCTCGCCCAGCCGTGGTCGATGCGCATGCCGCTCGTCGACTCCAACGGCAACTTCGGCTCCCCGGGCAACGACCCGGCGGCGGCCATGCGCTACACCGAGTGCAAGATGGCGCCGCTGTCGATGGAGATGGTCCGTGACATCGACGAGGAGACCGTCGACTTCACGGACAACTACGACGGCCGCTCCCAGGAGCCGACGGTCCTGCCGTCCCGCTTCCCGAACCTGCTGATCAACGGCTCGGCCGGTATCGCGGTCGGCATGGCGACCAACATCCCGCCGCACAACCTGCGCGAGGTCGCCGCCGGCGCCCAGTGGTACCTGGAGAACCCCGAGGCCTCGCACGAGGAGCTGCTGGACGCGCTGATCGAGCGCATCAAGGGCCCCGACTTCCCGACCGGCGCGCTCGTCGTCGGCCGCAAGGGCATCGAGGAGGCGTACCGCACCGGCCGCGGCTCCATCACGATGCGCGCGGTCGTCGAGGTCGAGGAGATCCAGAACCGCCAGTGCCTGGTGGTCACGGAGCTGCCCTACCAGGTCAACCCCGACAACCTCGCGCAGAAGATCGCCGACCTGGTGAAGGACGGCAAGATCGGCGGCATCGCCGACGTCCGCGACGAGACGTCGTCCCGTACGGGCCAGCGCCTGGTGATCGTCCTCAAGCGGGACGCGGTCGCCAAGGTCGTCCTGAACAACCTGTACAAGCACACGGACCTGCAGACGAACTTCGGCGCCAACATGCTGGCGCTCGTCGACGGCGTGCCGCGCACGCTCTCCCTGGACGCGTTCATCCGGCACTGGGTGACGCACCAGATCGAGGTCATCGTCCGCCGTACCCGCTTCCGGCTGCGCAAGGCCGAGGAGCGGGCGCACATCCTGCGCGGCCTGCTGAAGGCCCTGGACGCCATCGACGAGGTCATCGCGCTGATCCGGCGCAGCGACACCGTCGAGATCGCGCGCGGCGGCCTGATGGAGCTCCTGGAGATCGACGAGATCCAGGCCAACGCCATCCTCGAGATGCAGCTGCGCCGGCTGGCCGCCCTGGAGCGCCAGAAGATCGTCCAGGAGCACGACGAGCTCCAGGCGAAGATCACCGAGTACAACGAGATCCTGTCCTCCCCGGTCCGCCAGCGCGGCATCGTGAGCGAGGAGCTCGCCGCGATCGTCGAGAAGTACGGCGACGACCGCAAGACCATGCTGGTGCCCTACGACGGCGACATGTCCATCGAGGACCTCATCGCCGAAGAGGACATCGTGGTCACCGTCAGCCGGGGCGGCTACGTCAAGCGCACCAAGACGGACGACTACCGGGCGCAGAAGCGCGGCGGCAAGGGCGTGCGCGGCACGAAGCTGAAGGAAGACGACATCGTCGACCACTTCTTCGTCTCGACCACGCACCACTGGCTGCTGTTCTTCACGAACAAGGGCCGTGTCTACCGCGCCAAGGCGTACGAGCTCCCGGACGCCGGCCGGGACGCGCGCGGGCAGCACGTGGCGAACCTGCTGGCCTTCCAGCCGGACGAGGCCATCGCCGAGATCCTCGCGATCCGCGACTACGAGGCGGCGCCGTACCTCGTGCTCGCCACCAAGGCGGGCCTGGTCAAGAAGACGCCTCTGAAGGATTACGATTCGCCGCGCTCCGGCGGTGTCATCGCGATCAACCTCCGTGAGACGGAGGACGGTTCCGACGACGAGCTGATCGGTGCCGAACTGGTCTCGGCCGATGATGATCTGCTTCTGATCAGCAAGAAGGCCCAGTCGATCAGGTTCACCGCCACGGACGAGTCGCTGCGGCCCATGGGCCGTGCCACCTCGGGTGTCAAGGGCATGAGCTTCCGCGAGGGCGACGAGCTCCTCTCGATGAATGTTGTTCGACCCGGTACGTTCGTGTTCACTGCCACCGACGGCGGGTACGCGAAGCGGACCGCGGTCGACGACTACCGCGTCCAGGGTCGTGGCGGCCTGGGTATCAAGGCCGCCAAGATCGTCGAGGATCGCGGTTCGCTCGTCGGCGCGCTGGTGGTCGAGGAGACCGACGAGATCCTCGCCATCACGCTCGGCGGCGGTGTGATTCGTACGCGAGTCAACGAGGTCAGGGAGACGGGCCGTGACACCATGGGCGTCCAACTGATCAACCTCGGCAAGCGCGATGCCGTCGTAGGTATCGCACGCAACGCCGAGGCGGGACGCGAGGCGGAGGAGGTCGACGGCGACGTGGCCGTCGACGAGACCGCCGAGGGGGTCGCGACCACCGGCACGGACGAGGGTGACGCGCCCTCTGCCGAGTAG
- the dnaA gene encoding chromosomal replication initiator protein DnaA, which translates to MADVPADLAAVWPRVLEQLLGEGRGQGVEAKDEHWIRRCQPLALVADTALLAVPNEFAKGVLEGRLAPVVSETLTRECGRPIRIAITVDDSAGEPPAPPSPQPQPQPRYEEPELPSYEGYGRHRAEGHTSDPLPTARPAYPGEYQRPEPAPGSWPRPSQDDYGWQQQRLGFPERDPYATPQESYGQDSYGQDSYGSPSQDYRPQPVDRSSYDGKRPDHDQRRSDYEQQRPDYDQPRSEYEQQRPEYDQRPDYDQPRSEYDRGPRRELPDPPPGSGHVHRGGPVGSNLPASGAPGPLAAQPAPASGPGEPTARLNPKYLFDTFVIGASNRFAHAAAVAVAEAPAKAYNPLFIYGESGLGKTHLLHAIGHYARSLYPGTRVRYVSSEEFTNEFINSIRDGKGDSFRKRYREMDILLVDDIQFLADKESTQEEFFHTFNTLHNANKQIVLSSDRPPKQLVTLEDRLRNRFEWGLITDVQPPELETRIAILRKKAVQEQLNAPPEVLEFIASRISRNIRELEGALIRVTAFASLNRQPVDLGLTEIVLKDLIPGGEDSAPEITSTAIMGATADYFGLTVEDLCGTSRGRALVTARQIAMYLCRELTDLSLPKIGALFGGRDHTTVMHADRKIRNLMAERRSIYNQVTELTNRIKNG; encoded by the coding sequence GTGGCTGACGTACCTGCCGATCTTGCCGCAGTGTGGCCACGAGTACTCGAGCAGCTCCTCGGTGAGGGCCGCGGGCAGGGTGTGGAGGCGAAGGACGAGCACTGGATCCGGCGCTGCCAGCCCCTCGCGCTGGTCGCCGACACCGCGCTGCTCGCCGTACCGAACGAATTCGCGAAGGGCGTACTGGAGGGCCGGCTGGCCCCGGTCGTCAGCGAGACCCTGACCCGTGAGTGCGGGCGGCCCATCCGCATCGCGATCACCGTCGACGACTCTGCGGGCGAGCCCCCGGCCCCTCCGTCGCCCCAGCCTCAGCCCCAGCCCCGCTACGAGGAGCCGGAGCTCCCGTCGTACGAGGGCTACGGCCGGCACCGCGCCGAGGGACACACGTCCGACCCGCTGCCGACCGCGCGCCCGGCCTACCCCGGCGAGTACCAGCGCCCGGAGCCCGCGCCGGGCAGCTGGCCGCGCCCGTCCCAGGACGACTACGGCTGGCAGCAGCAGCGCCTCGGCTTCCCCGAGCGGGACCCGTACGCCACCCCGCAGGAGTCGTACGGCCAGGACTCCTACGGGCAGGACTCCTACGGCTCCCCGTCCCAGGACTACCGCCCGCAGCCGGTGGACCGGTCGTCGTACGACGGGAAGCGCCCCGACCACGACCAGCGCCGCTCCGACTACGAGCAGCAGCGGCCGGACTACGACCAGCCGCGGTCCGAGTACGAGCAGCAGCGCCCCGAGTACGACCAGCGGCCGGACTACGACCAGCCGCGCTCGGAGTACGACCGGGGTCCGCGCCGGGAGCTGCCCGATCCGCCGCCCGGCTCGGGCCATGTGCACCGCGGCGGCCCGGTCGGCTCGAACCTTCCGGCCTCCGGCGCCCCGGGTCCGCTCGCCGCGCAGCCCGCGCCGGCCTCCGGCCCGGGTGAGCCCACCGCGCGGCTGAACCCGAAGTACCTCTTCGACACGTTCGTCATCGGCGCGTCCAACCGCTTCGCGCACGCGGCCGCGGTGGCCGTCGCCGAGGCACCCGCGAAGGCGTACAACCCCCTGTTCATCTATGGGGAGTCGGGGCTCGGCAAGACGCACCTGCTGCACGCGATCGGGCACTACGCGCGCAGCCTCTACCCGGGCACGCGCGTGCGGTACGTGAGCTCCGAGGAGTTCACCAACGAGTTCATCAACTCGATCCGTGACGGCAAGGGCGACAGCTTCCGCAAGCGGTACCGCGAGATGGACATCCTGCTCGTCGACGACATCCAGTTCCTCGCGGACAAGGAGTCGACGCAGGAGGAGTTCTTCCACACCTTCAACACGCTCCACAACGCGAACAAGCAGATCGTGCTGTCCAGCGACCGGCCGCCCAAGCAGCTGGTCACTCTGGAGGACCGGCTGCGGAACCGTTTCGAGTGGGGTCTGATCACCGACGTGCAGCCGCCCGAGCTCGAGACGCGTATCGCGATCCTGCGCAAGAAGGCGGTCCAGGAGCAGCTCAACGCCCCGCCAGAGGTCCTGGAGTTCATCGCCTCCCGTATCTCCCGGAACATCCGTGAGCTGGAGGGCGCGCTGATCCGGGTGACGGCGTTCGCGTCGCTCAACCGGCAGCCGGTCGACCTGGGCCTGACGGAGATCGTCCTGAAGGACCTGATCCCCGGCGGCGAGGACTCGGCCCCGGAGATCACCTCCACGGCGATCATGGGCGCCACGGCCGACTACTTCGGCCTCACGGTCGAGGACCTGTGCGGCACCTCGCGCGGGCGGGCGCTCGTCACGGCCCGCCAGATCGCCATGTACCTGTGCCGTGAGCTGACGGACCTGTCGCTGCCGAAGATCGGCGCGCTGTTCGGCGGCCGCGACCACACCACGGTGATGCACGCCGACCGCAAGATCCGCAATCTGATGGCCGAGCGGCGCTCGATCTACAACCAGGTCACCGAGCTCACCAACCGCATCAAGAACGGCTGA
- the dnaN gene encoding DNA polymerase III subunit beta, with protein sequence MKIRVERDVLAEAVAWAARSLPARPPAPVLAGLLLKAEDGQLSLSSFDYEVSARVGVEAEVEEEGTVLVSGRLLADICRALPNRPVEISTDGVRATVVCGSSRFTLHTLPVEEYPALPQMPTATGTVPGEVFASAAAQVAIAAGRDDTLPVLTGVRIEIEGDTVTLASTDRYRFAVREFLWKPENPEASAVALVPAKTLLDTAKALTSGDSVTLALSGSGAGEGLIGFEGAGRRTTTRLLEGDLPKYRTLFPTEFNSVAVIETAPFVEAVKRVALVAERNTPVRLSFEQGVLILEAGSSDDAQAVERVDAQLEGDDISIAFNPTFLLDGLSAIDSPVAQLSFTTSTKPALLSGKPALDAEADEAYKYLIMPVRLSG encoded by the coding sequence GTGAAGATCCGGGTGGAACGCGACGTACTCGCGGAGGCCGTGGCCTGGGCGGCGCGCAGCCTCCCGGCCCGTCCGCCGGCGCCGGTCCTCGCCGGCCTCCTCCTGAAGGCCGAGGACGGTCAGCTGAGCCTGTCCAGCTTCGACTACGAGGTCTCCGCCCGGGTGGGTGTGGAGGCCGAGGTCGAGGAGGAGGGCACCGTCCTGGTGTCCGGCCGTCTCCTCGCCGACATCTGCCGCGCCCTCCCCAACCGGCCGGTGGAGATTTCCACAGACGGTGTACGGGCGACCGTGGTCTGCGGCTCCTCGCGCTTCACCCTCCACACCCTGCCGGTGGAGGAGTACCCGGCGCTTCCGCAGATGCCCACCGCCACCGGCACCGTCCCGGGTGAGGTCTTCGCCTCCGCCGCCGCCCAGGTCGCCATCGCGGCCGGCCGCGACGACACGCTGCCCGTCCTCACCGGTGTGCGCATCGAGATCGAGGGCGACACCGTCACGCTGGCCTCCACCGACCGCTACCGCTTCGCGGTCCGCGAGTTCCTGTGGAAGCCGGAGAACCCGGAGGCGTCCGCGGTCGCCCTGGTGCCCGCCAAGACCCTCCTGGACACCGCCAAGGCGCTCACGAGCGGTGACAGCGTCACGCTGGCGCTCTCCGGCTCCGGCGCGGGCGAGGGCCTGATCGGTTTCGAGGGTGCCGGGCGCCGGACGACGACCCGGCTGCTGGAGGGCGACCTCCCGAAGTACCGCACGCTGTTCCCGACGGAGTTCAACTCGGTCGCCGTGATCGAGACGGCGCCGTTCGTCGAGGCCGTCAAGCGCGTGGCCCTGGTCGCCGAGCGGAACACCCCGGTGCGGCTCAGCTTCGAGCAGGGCGTGCTCATCCTGGAGGCCGGCTCCAGCGACGACGCACAGGCTGTGGAAAGGGTCGACGCACAGCTGGAGGGCGACGACATCTCGATCGCCTTCAACCCGACCTTCCTGCTGGACGGCCTGAGCGCGATCGACTCCCCGGTGGCGCAGCTGTCGTTCACCACGTCCACCAAGCCCGCGCTGCTCAGCGGCAAGCCGGCCCTGGACGCGGAGGCGGACGAGGCCTACAAGTACCTGATCATGCCGGTGCGCCTGAGCGGCTGA
- the gyrB gene encoding DNA topoisomerase (ATP-hydrolyzing) subunit B, which produces MADSGNPNENIPSTDAGADGAGASSSVEVTSSYDASAITVLEGLDAVRKRPGMYIGSTGERGLHHLVQEVVDNSVDEALAGYADTIDVTILPDGGVRVVDNGRGIPVGIVPSEGKPAVEVVLTVLHAGGKFGGGGYAVSGGLHGVGVSVVNALSTKVSVEVKTDGYRWTQEYKLGVPTAPLARHEATEEHGTSVTFWADPDIFETTEYSFETLSRRFQEMAFLNKGLRIRLTDERESAKATSGADEAGADEKAEVKSVDYHYEGGIVDFVKYLNSRKGDVVHPTVIDLEAEDKDKLLSLEVAMQWNSSYTEGVYSFANIIHTHEGGTHEEGFRAALTSLINKYARDKKLLRDKDDNLTGDDIREGLTAIISVKLSEPQFEGQTKTKLGNTEVKTFVQKVVYEHLADWLDRNPNEAADIIRKGIQAATARVAARKARDLTRRKGLLETASLPGKLSDCQSNDPTKCEIFIVEGDSAGGSAKSGRNPEYQAILPIRGKILNVEKARIDKILQNQEIQALISAFGTGVHEDFDIEKLRYHKIILMADADVDGQHINTLLLTFLFRFMRPLVEAGHVFLSRPPLYKIKWGRDEVEYAYSDRERDALIEMGRQRGKRIKEDSIQRFKGLGEMNAEELRVTTMDQEHRVLGQVTLDDAAQADDLFSVLMGEDVEARRQFIQRNAKDVRFLDI; this is translated from the coding sequence GTGGCCGATTCCGGCAACCCCAACGAGAACATTCCGTCCACCGACGCCGGCGCCGACGGCGCGGGCGCTTCGTCGAGCGTCGAGGTGACCTCCTCGTACGACGCCAGCGCCATCACCGTCCTCGAGGGCCTGGACGCGGTTCGCAAGCGACCCGGTATGTACATCGGTTCGACCGGCGAGCGCGGACTGCACCACCTCGTGCAGGAGGTCGTCGACAACTCCGTCGACGAGGCTCTGGCCGGTTACGCGGACACGATCGACGTGACGATCCTTCCCGACGGCGGCGTCCGCGTCGTCGACAACGGCCGCGGTATCCCGGTGGGCATCGTCCCGTCCGAGGGCAAGCCGGCCGTCGAGGTCGTCCTGACCGTGCTGCACGCGGGCGGCAAGTTCGGCGGCGGTGGCTACGCGGTCTCCGGCGGTCTGCACGGCGTCGGCGTGTCCGTCGTGAACGCCCTGTCCACCAAGGTCTCCGTCGAGGTCAAGACGGACGGCTACCGCTGGACGCAGGAGTACAAGCTCGGCGTCCCGACCGCCCCGCTCGCCCGGCACGAGGCGACGGAGGAGCACGGCACGTCGGTCACCTTCTGGGCCGACCCGGACATCTTCGAGACCACCGAGTACTCCTTCGAGACGCTGTCGCGGCGCTTCCAGGAGATGGCGTTCCTCAACAAGGGCCTGCGCATCCGGCTCACCGACGAGCGTGAGTCGGCGAAGGCGACCTCCGGCGCGGACGAGGCGGGCGCGGACGAGAAGGCCGAGGTCAAGTCGGTCGACTACCACTACGAGGGCGGCATCGTCGACTTCGTGAAGTACCTCAACTCCCGCAAGGGGGACGTGGTGCATCCCACCGTCATCGACCTGGAGGCGGAGGACAAGGACAAGCTCCTGTCCCTCGAGGTCGCGATGCAGTGGAACAGCAGCTACACCGAGGGCGTCTACTCCTTCGCGAACATCATCCACACGCACGAGGGCGGTACGCACGAAGAGGGCTTCCGCGCCGCGCTGACCTCGCTGATCAACAAGTACGCGCGCGACAAGAAGCTGCTGCGCGACAAGGACGACAACCTCACGGGCGACGACATCCGAGAGGGTCTGACGGCGATCATCTCGGTCAAGCTGAGCGAGCCCCAGTTCGAGGGCCAGACGAAGACGAAGCTCGGCAACACCGAGGTGAAGACCTTCGTCCAGAAGGTCGTCTACGAGCACCTGGCGGACTGGCTGGACCGCAACCCGAACGAGGCCGCGGACATCATCCGCAAGGGCATCCAGGCCGCCACCGCGCGCGTGGCCGCCCGCAAGGCGCGTGACCTGACCCGCCGCAAGGGCCTGCTGGAGACCGCGTCCCTGCCGGGCAAGCTCTCCGACTGCCAGTCGAACGACCCCACCAAGTGCGAGATCTTCATCGTCGAGGGCGACTCAGCCGGTGGCTCGGCCAAGTCCGGCCGCAACCCCGAGTACCAGGCGATCCTCCCGATCCGCGGCAAGATCCTCAACGTCGAGAAGGCGCGGATCGACAAGATCCTGCAGAACCAGGAGATCCAGGCGCTGATCTCGGCCTTCGGCACGGGTGTGCACGAGGACTTCGACATCGAGAAGCTGCGCTATCACAAGATCATCCTGATGGCGGACGCCGACGTCGACGGCCAGCACATCAACACCCTGCTGCTGACGTTCCTGTTCCGCTTCATGCGTCCGCTGGTCGAGGCCGGGCACGTCTTCCTGTCGCGTCCGCCGCTCTACAAGATCAAGTGGGGCCGGGACGAGGTGGAGTACGCCTACTCCGACCGCGAGCGCGACGCGCTGATCGAGATGGGCCGCCAGCGCGGCAAGCGCATCAAGGAGGACTCGATCCAGCGCTTCAAGGGTCTCGGTGAGATGAACGCCGAGGAGCTGCGCGTGACGACCATGGACCAGGAGCACCGCGTCCTCGGCCAGGTCACGCTCGACGACGCCGCCCAGGCCGACGACCTGTTCTCGGTCCTGATGGGCGAGGACGTCGAGGCGCGCCGCCAGTTCATCCAGCGCAACGCCAAGGACGTCCGCTTCCTCGACATCTGA
- a CDS encoding DUF721 domain-containing protein has product MSDQPSEKPPAGASGEAARAPEPSGVDLARVALRAAKEQARARGDAAHQKKQARRGGGLRSGARADGRDPLALGAAINRLITERGWETPAAVGGVMGRWPEIVGEDVAKHCVPERYDEDERVLVVRCDSTAWATNLRLLAPTLVARLNEDLGHGSVRQIKVQGPGGPARRYGPLRAPGSTGPGDTYG; this is encoded by the coding sequence ATGAGCGACCAGCCGTCCGAGAAGCCTCCCGCCGGCGCCTCAGGGGAGGCCGCCCGGGCCCCCGAGCCCTCCGGCGTCGACCTCGCGCGCGTGGCGCTGCGCGCGGCCAAGGAGCAGGCACGCGCGCGGGGGGACGCGGCCCACCAGAAGAAGCAGGCACGGCGCGGCGGCGGCCTGCGCTCCGGCGCGCGGGCCGACGGACGCGACCCGTTGGCGCTCGGCGCGGCCATCAACCGCCTGATCACCGAACGGGGTTGGGAGACCCCGGCGGCCGTGGGCGGCGTGATGGGGCGCTGGCCGGAGATCGTCGGCGAGGACGTCGCCAAGCACTGCGTCCCCGAGCGGTACGACGAGGACGAGCGGGTCCTGGTCGTGCGCTGCGACTCCACGGCCTGGGCGACGAACCTGCGGCTGCTCGCGCCGACGCTGGTCGCCCGCCTCAACGAGGACCTGGGCCACGGGTCCGTCCGCCAGATCAAGGTGCAGGGCCCCGGTGGCCCCGCCCGCCGCTACGGCCCCCTGCGCGCCCCCGGCAGCACGGGCCCGGGCGACACGTACGGCTGA